ACCGTCTCGCACACCCGTGCCGACCAGCGGGCGCGATCGAGGGGGCCGTAGTGGGTGTCGGTGATGAGGACGACGCGCAGGCCGTCCAACCCGGCACCCAGCCGCGGGAGTTGCACGTCGAGCCGGCGCACCCGCGGTACGCGGCGGGCCTCGGCGTACCCCCAGGCCAGCAGCGCGGCGGCCACGCCGAGGACGGCCCAGGTGACGACGCGGGCGCGGTCCTGACCCTCGCCGACACCCGCCACGATCAGGGCGAGCCGCAGGAGCACACCGAGCAGGACGGACCAGGTGAACAGGATCCAGCTGGCGCCCAGCAGGGTGTCGCCGAGGATCGCCGCCCGGTCCTGCTGGCGCCGGCCGTGGCCGCGCACCATCGCGAGCGGCATGCAGAGGAGACCGAGGGCGAAGAGGGCGGTGCCGGCCAGTGTGACCGGCAGGGGCCAGTCCTGGCCGGCGTACAGGAGCACCCAGCAGGGCACGGCCCACAACAGGACGGGGGCGATCAAGGGGAGGAAGCGCATCAGGCGGAGCACCCGGCTCGGCCTCGCCGCTCGCGCCTCACCCTCGGCGGGCCGGGTGTTACTGGTGTCGGTCACGCTGCCCCTCCCTGACCGGGCTGTCGTCTCGCGCACTGTATCCGGTCCCTGTCGGGGCGATCGGAGGGGCGTTCGGAGGGACGTTCGGAGGGGTGCTCGGCGAAGCGAGGGGAAACGGCAGGTCGATGTGGAGCGGATGAACCCTGCCGCATACGGAGGAGTGAATGATTGATGCGTTTCAATCAGTTCAGTGGTGGGAGGCTCGCACGCTCCAGCCGGGCCGTCAAGACCGGATGCGCCGAAGGAGCAGTTCACCCCGCTGTATCCGCAGCGCAGTCAGGAACAGACGGTCGTCGTCGCTCTTTGGATGATGTGTGACGGCCCACTCGGAAGCAGCAACCTCACAGCGCTGTCACCTGGAGTTTTCGCTCGCCACTCACCTCCCGGAGAGAGATCGGTGCGTGCCGATCTTGGAGCGTTTCAACGCGCGTCATGTATCCTGCGCCTTGTCGGCGACAGCCTGGTCACTGTGGGTGCCGTGCGGTCCCGGGTTGGAACGAGACCGAAGGTCGAGGAGCGCTGTGGCAACCGCCCGTCCGCGAGCAGTTCAGGGGCATGCCAGTCCGAGCATGCAGGATGTCGCCGACGCCGCCGGCGTCTCGGTCGGCACGGTCTCCAACGTGCTGAACCACCCGGCGAAGGTCAGTCCCGCGACGGCGGAACGCGTTCGCGAAGCCATCAGCCGACTGGGTTTCGTGCGCAACGACGCCGCCCGGTCGCTGGTGTCCGGCTCGACCAAGAGCATCGGCATGGTCCTCGCCGACATCGAGAACTCCCTGTTCATCGACATGGCGCACGGAGCGCAGGACGCCGCCCGTGCGGTCGGGCAGAACCTGCTGCTGGCGAACACCGCGTGCGACATGAAACTCCAGGACGACTATCTGGACCTGTTCGACGAGTCCCGGGTGACCGGTGTGCTGCTGGCGCCGATGGAGGACTCCACGGCCGGCATCGCCCGCATCCGCTCGCACGGCCGCCAAGTCGTGCTGCTCAACTACGCCCCGCGGCCCGGCACTTGCTGCTCGGTGCTGGTCAACAACGAGCACGTGGGCTACCTGGCGGCCCGCCATCTCATCGACACCGGGCGCACCCGGCTGGCGTACGTGGTGGCGCACGACGACTACCAGCCCGTGCGCGACCGGCGCAGGGGAGTGCGTGCCGCGGTCGCCGAGGCGGGTCCCGGCGTCACCCTGGAGGAGATCGACAGCGTCGGCCTGACCACTTCCCACGGGCACGTGGTCGGGGCGGAACTCGCCCGCAGGGCGCCTGAAGAGCTGCCCGACGGCCTGGTGGTCGTCGCCGACGAGCTGGCCAACGCCATCATCCACGAGCTGCACACCGTGGCGGGGATCCGGGTGCCGGACCAGGTCGCCGTCGTCGGCTGCGAGAACAACCGCGCGGCGGGCGCCGCGGCGGTGCCGCTGACCGCGGTGGACATGCCGGGCCGGATGATGGGCCAGGAGGCGATCCGGCTGCTGATGGACGAGGTGGCAGCGGGCAAGCAGCACCGGCACGCCACGGTGGTGCTGGAGCCCGAGCTGGTCGTGCGGGCCAGCGCCCCGAACTGACAACAGGAACTGATCAGTTCGGGCCGACGCTCCCAGTCATGTGCCGGGGTTGATCGGTCCGGGTCAGCGCACCCAACCAAGAGCCCGAGCTGGTCCTGCCGACCAGCGCCACACGCTCAAGGCCCGAGCCGATCCCCCTCTGCCCGCGCTCAATCCGAACGCCCTTCCCGTCCCGTCCTGTTCGGCGACCCCACGTCACCCCCCTCGCGCTGATCCACCCCACCATCCCCCCCACCTGACCATCAGCTTCCCGCTCTGCCCGACCCACACCCCGAGTCACCGACAGCCCCCGCACCCCCCGAACGCCCTCCAGAAACGCCCCGGACAACTCCTTGACACACGCCGAACCGAGCCATAGGTTCCCCGCATCTCCCCATTGAAGCGTTTCAACGCCCTGTGTGCCGAGGAGCACCCGTGCACAAGACCCTCAGAACCCGCCGTACCACCCTCCTGGCCACCGTTGCCGCCGCCACCACCTCGAGCCTGCTGCTGAGCGCCTGCGGCGGTGGGAGCGGCTCGGGCGGTGACGCGAAGGCGTTCAGCCTCACCATCAACGACGACAACCACATCGTTCAGCAGGAGCTCACCACCCTGAGCAAGGGCTCCTGCGCGGCGCAGAACAAGGCCCTGCCGCTGAAGATCCAGACGCTCCCGATAGGCAACGTCGACCAGAAGGTGCAGCTGCTCGCCGGCCAGAACGCGCTGCCGGTGCAGTTCGCGGCGGGCGGCACCCCCCAGCTCACCAAGACCCTGGACAAGGCGGGCCAGGTCCTCGACCTGGAGAAGACGCTGAAGGACCTCGGCGTGTGGGACGACCTCCAGCCGGCCGCGATCAAGACCGTCGAGAACCTGTACGGCAAGTTCAACGTCATGCCCTACCAGTTCAACATCGAGGGCATCTGGTACAACAAGAAGCTCTTCGCCGACCAGCACGTGGCCACGCCCACCACCTACGACCAACTGGTCGCGGCCGCCGCGAAGTTCAAGGACGCCGGAGTCACCCCGTTCGCCGCCGACGGCAAGGACGGCTGGCCCCTCACCCGGCTCATCAGCGGCTACCTCTACCGCGAACTCGGCCCGGACGCCCTCCAGTCGGTCGCCGACGGCAAGGCCAAACTGACCGACCCCGCCTACGTGAAGGCCGCGCAGGCCGTCGCCGACCTCGGCAAGGCCGGCTACTTCGGCAAGGGCGTCGGATCGATCGACTACGACACCGCCACCCAGCAGTTCCTCACCGGCAAGGCCGCCATGTTCTACATGGGCAGTTGGGCGCTCGGCGACTTCAACGACAGGACCAAGAACAAGATCGGCGCGGACAACGTCGGCTTCATGCCGTTCCCGACCGTCGCGGGCGGCAAGGGCAGCGCGGACCAGATCCCGGCCAACGTCGGCCTCCCCGTGGCCGTCTCCGCGAAGTCCTACGACACCAAGGTCGGCGACTGGCTCTCCTGCATCACCAAGAACTACGGTGCCGCCTCCCTGAAGGACCAGGGCACCGTCTCCGGGTTCAAGCCCAACGGCGACACCGGCACCCTCCCGCCGCTGACGCAGACCGTGCAGGACACCATCTCGAAGACCACGACCAGCACGCTGTGGTTCGAGGCGCTGTTCAACACGAAGGCGACGGAGACCAGCCAGACGAACGCCGCGCCGCTCGTCACCGGCTCCCTCTCCGCCAAGGACTTCATGCAGAAGGTCCAGACCGACCTCGACAACGGCTGACCCCGCCGCACCACCGCCGTCCGCACAAAACCCTTCGTGAGAGAGCCGTCATGCGTTCAGTTCTGGGAGACCGCCGTGCCATCGCCGTCCTGCTCGGCCCGGCGCTGCTGGTGTACACCCTGGTGATGCTGGTGCCGATGGGCTGGTCCCTCGGGTACACCTTCTTCAAGGGCAACGTCATCGAGGGCTTCACCTTCGGCGGGCTCGGCAACTTCGAGAAGCTGTGGCACGACCCGCAGGCCCACTCGGCGCTGTGGTTCACCTTCAAGTACGCGCTCGCCGTCAGCGCCGGGCAGATCCTCTGCGGCTATCTGCTCGCGCTGCTCTACGTGTTCGTCCTGCGCAGGTCGTCCGCGGTCGTGCGCACGCTGGTGTTCTTCCCGGTGATCCTCCCGACGGTCGCCGTGGCCCTGATGTTCCAGAAGCTCTTCGCCGTCGCCCCCCAGAACGGCCTGGCCAACGTCGCCATCGAAGGACTCGGCCTCCACCACGGCGACTGGTTCGCGAGCGCCGGCGGCTCCTTCGTCGTCCTCGTCGTCATGGACGTGTGGCGCTCCATGGGCTTCTACGGCGTCCTCATCTTCGCCGGGCTCCTCGACATCCCCGACGAGACGCTCGAGTCGGCCCGGCTGGACGGCGCCACCGGCTGGCGGCTGATCCGGCACATCGTCCTGCCGCTGTCGGCGCCGGTGCTGCTGTCCTCGGTGGTGTTCAGCATCAACGGCACCCTCAAGGTGTTCGACTCGGTCCTCGCCCTGACCAACGGCGGCCCGGGCAGCGGCACGACACCCCTGACCCTCTACATGTTCCGCACCGCCTTCTCCTACGGCGACTACGGCTACGGCAGCACCATCGCCTCGCTGCTCACCGTGGTCTGCCTCGGCGTCACCCTCGTCGTCTTCCGCTTCTCGCGCCGCGACCTGACCAAGGGCTGAACCCCCATGACCGACACCATGACGGCCCCGCCGCGTGAACTCCCGCCCGGTACACGGCCGGTCACCGTCCGAAAGTCCGGCCACGCCCGGCGCCTGACCCGCAACCTGCTCGTCGCCCTGCTGGTGGCCGTCGAGGTGACACCGCTGCTGTGGCTGCTGCTCAGCTCCTTCAAGACGCAGTCGGAGTTCGTCAACGACCCCGCGTGGTCGCTGCCCGGGAAGTGGGACTTCCACAACTACGCCGACGCGTGGACGACCGGCCATGTCGCGCTCTACGTCCGCAACAGCCTCCTGGCCACCGTGCCCTCGCTCGCCCTCATCATCGTGCTCGGCACCGCCGCCGGATTCGCCCTGGAGGTCATGGTGTGGCGCGGCCGCCACCAGGTGCTCCTCGTCTTCCTGCTGGGCATCATGGTGCCCAGCCAGATGATCCTGCTGCCGTTGTTCCGGGTGTACTTCCAGAGCGGGCTGTCCGGCACGATGTGGCCGCTGATCATCACCTACACCGCGGTCGGCCTCCCGCTCACCGTGTTCATGATGGCCACCTACTTCCGGGCGGTCCCGCGCGAGATGTTCGAGGCCGCCACCCTCGACGGCGCCGGCATGCTCACGGCCTTCTGGCGGATCGGGTTCCCCGTCGTGCGCAACGCCGTCTTCACGGTCGCCCTCGTGCAGTTCTTCTTCATCTGGAACGACCTGCTCGTCTCGCTCACCTTCACCACGAACGACGACCTGCGCACCGTCCAGGTGGGGCTGCTCAACTTCACCGGCCAGTACGGCGAGACGGCCTTCGGCCCGCTGTTCGCCGCGATCAGCATCAACGTGGTCGGCGCCCTGGTGCTCTACCTGCTCATCAACCAGCGCATCATCAAGGGCCTGACGGCCGGGGCGGTGAAGGGATGACCCCGGAGCCCGTACCCACGCCGGCCGCCCCGACGGCGGAGCACCACCGGGAGCCGTTCGGCATCGGCGAGTCCTCGCCCCGCCTCTCCTGGAAGACCACAGCACCGGCCGGCTGGACACAGCACGCCTACCAGATCGAGGTGACCCGCGCCGAGGGGACGTACCGCACGGACTGGGTGACCTCGCAGGACTCCGTGCTGGTCCCCTGGCCGCTGGGGCCCCTGACCTCCCGGGAAGCCTGCGCGGTCCGGGTGCGGGTCCGCGCAGCCGACGAGCCGGCCGGCGACTGGAGCCCACCGCTGCACATAGAAGCGGGCCTGCTGGCCCCCGGCGACTGGACCGCCCGGGCGGTCTCACCGCGGGAGCCCGACAGCGAGCGGCAACCCCCCTTGCTGCGCAAGGAGTTCACCGCCGCCGCGGACATCGAGCGCGCCCGGCTGTACGTCACCGCCCACGGCCTCTACGAGATCGAGATCAACGGCCGACGCGTGGGCGACCACGCGCTCGCACCCGGGTGGACCAGCTACCACCACCGGCTGCGCTACCAGACCCACGACGTCACCGAGCACCTGCGCACGGGCGCCAACGCCATCGGCGCCTGGCTGGCCGACGGCTGGTACCGGGGCCGCCTCGGCTTCGGCGGCGGCCACGCCGACCTCTACGGCGACCGGGTAGCCCTCCTCGCCCAGCTGGAGATCTGCCACCGCGACGGGACCGTCACCGTCATCGGCACCGACCCTTCCTGGCGGGCCGGCCGGGGCCCGATCCTGTCCGCGGGGCTGCTCGACGGCGAGACGTACGACGCCCGGGAGGAGCCGGCCGGCTGGTCCAGCCCCGGATTCGACGACGCTCACTGGTCACCGGTGGACGTCGTCCCCCGGGACCCGGCGACCCTGGTCGCGCCCACGGGCCCACCCGTGCGCTGCACCGAGGAGATCACCCCGGTACTGGTGACCGCGCTGGGCGACGACCGGCTGCTGGTGGACTTCGGGCAGAACCTCGTCGGCCGGGTCCGCGTCACCGTCTCCGGCCCGGCCGGGCACATGCTCGTCATCCGGCACGCCGAGGTGCTCCAGGACGGAGAACTGTGCGTCCGCCCCCTGCGCGGCGCCGCGTCCACGGACCGCTACACCCTGCGGGGTGGCGGCCCCGAGACCTGGGAGCCACGCTTCACCCTCCACGGGTTCCGCTACGCCGAGATCACCGGCTGGCGCGGCGGCGGCTTCCCCGGGCGCGACATCGTCGCCCGCGTGTACCACACCGACATGGCGCGGACCGGCTGGTTCGCATGCTCCAACGACCAGGTCAACCGCCTGCACCAGAACGTGGTGTGGAGCCTGCGCGGCAACTTCGTCGACCTCCCCACCGACTGCCCCCAGCGGGACGAGCGGCTCGGCTGGACCGGCGACATCCAGATCTTCGCGCCCACCGCCGCCTTCCTGTACGACTGCCACGGCATGCTCACGTCCTGGCTGCGGGACGTCGCCGTGGAGCAGCACGAGGACGGGACCGTCCCCTGGTACGTCCCCGAGATCCCCGGCGGCGAGCAGTGGACCCCCGCCAGACCGGGCGCGGGCTGGGGCGATGTCGTGGCGCTGACCCCGTGGGATCTGTACCGGGCCTCCGGCGACACCGGACTCCTGGCCGCCCAGTACGACAGCGCACGGCGCTGGGTCGACCTCGTCACGGAACTCGCCGACGCGTCGGGCCTGTGGAACCGGGGCTACCAACTCGGCGACTGGCTCGACCCGTTCGCACCCCCGGACGACCCGGGCGCCGGCCGCACCGACCGCCACCTGATCGCCACGGCGTACTACGCCTGGTCCCTGCGCCATGTGGCGTGGACGGCCGGTGTCCTCGGGCGCCACGACGAACGGGACCGGTACGGGCACCTCGCGGACCGCGTCCGGCGGGCCTTCACCGACGCGTACGTGCTGCCCGGCGGCCTGATGACCAGCGACACCCAGACCGCCTACGCCGTGGCCCTCCAGTTCGATCTCCTCCCGGACGCCCGGGCCCGGGCCGTCGCCGGGCGGCGGCTGGCCGAACTGGTCACCGAGGGCGGGCACACCATCCAGACCGGCTTCATCGGCACCCCGCTGGTGGCACCCGCGCTGACCGCCACCCGCCACGACGACACCGCGTACGCCCTGCTCCTCCAGCAGGAGTGCCCGTCCTGGCTCTACGCGCTCAAGCACGACGCCACCACCGTCTGGGAACGCTGGGACAGCATGCTGCCCGACGGCACGGTCAACCCCGGCGAGATGACCTCGTTCAACCACTACGCCCTCGGCGCCGTCGCCCAGTGGCTGCACGGCACCGTCGCCGGACTGGCCGCGGGTGAGCCCGGCTACCGCGACATCGTGTTCCGCCCCCGACCGGGCGGCGGCATCACCTGGGCGCACGCCGCCCACGAGTCGCCGTACGGGCGCGTCGAGATCCGCTGGGAGCTCGACGAGACCGGGCTCACCGTGACGGCGACCGTGCCCACCGGAGCCACGGCGCGCATCGAGTGGCCCGACGGGGACGTGACCGTCCTGCCGACCGGCACCACGACCACCCGGCGGACGGACCTCGGTTCCCCCACCGCCTGACATCCACCACCGGGCCAACACCGCAGCGGACAAAGGAGTTTCGCATGCTCAGATCCCGAACAACCGGAGAGCGGCACGGACGCGCGGGGCGCTCCGTCCTCGCCGCGATCACGGTCGCCCTGCTGACCCTCCTCGGCCTGGTCACCGCCGGTCCGGCGCAGGCCCTCACCGGCGACCTCCGCATGCACGACCCGAGCGTCATCAAGGTCGGCAGCTGTTACTACGGATTCTCCACCGGGTTCGAGAACGACCCGCTCAACCCCAGCGGATCCATCACCCTCCGCAAGACGTGCGCCGGCACCGCGGCCTCCGGATGGACCAAGGTCGGCAACGTGTGGTCGTCGACCCCGTCCTGGATCACCGCCAAGCTGGGCTCGACCCCGCCGAACATCTGGGCCCCGGACATCAAGTACTTCAACGGCAGTTACCACCTGTACTACGCCGGTTCGCTCTGGGGCTCGAACTACGCGGTGATGGGCCTCGCCACGGCCACGAACATCGAGGGCCCGTGGACCGACCAGGGCATGGTCACGGACGTCAACTACCCGATCGACCCCAACGTCGACTGGGGCCCCGACGGCCGGCTCTACATCTCCTGGGGCTCCTGGACCGGCAGCGGCACCTACATGCACGTCCTGGACCAGTCCACCGGCAAGCTCTCCACCACCGACAACAACCTCTGGCACATCGCCGTCGGCATCGAGAACCCGACGATCATCCTCAACGGCGGCTACTACTACCTCTTCGGCTCCAAGGGCACCTGTTGCAGCGGGGTCAACAGCACCTACTACACCGTGGTCGGCCGCTCCACCAGCATCACCGGCCCCTACCTCGACCAGAACGGCACGGACATGGCCTCCGGCGGCGGCACCACCGTCCTCACCGGCGCCTACCCCAGGGTGGCGGCCGGCGGCGCCGACGCCTACGACGACGGCACCTCCAAGTTCCTCGCCTACCACTACTACGACGGCAACAACTCCGGTCAGGAGACCCTCGACATCCGCCAGGTGACCTTCGCGGGGGGCTGGCCGGTCCTCGCCGCTCCACTCGGCGCCCCGAACAACCACCTGCTGAACCGCAACAGCGCCAAGTGCGCGGACGTCTGGTCCCTGAGCACGGCGGACGGGGCCGCGGTGAACTCCGGCAACTGCAACTCCGGTGGCAACCAGCAGTGGGTCCCGACCGCGCTCGGCTCCGCCTACGAGCTCGTGAACGTCAACAGCGGCAAGTGCCTTCAGATCTCCGGCGCCGCCACCACCGACGGCGCGGTGGCCGTCCAGTCGACCTGCACCGGGGCCTCCCACCAGCTGTGGACGAGGACGGCCGTGATCGGCGGCTACGTCACCTTCGCCAACGTCAACAGCGGCAAGTGCCTCGAAGTCGCCGGGGCGTCGACCGCCAACGGCGCGGCCCTCGACCAGGCGACCTGCACCGCGGGCGCCAACCAGCAGTGGATGGTCGTCTGACGACGAA
Above is a window of Streptomyces griseorubiginosus DNA encoding:
- a CDS encoding LacI family DNA-binding transcriptional regulator; amino-acid sequence: MQDVADAAGVSVGTVSNVLNHPAKVSPATAERVREAISRLGFVRNDAARSLVSGSTKSIGMVLADIENSLFIDMAHGAQDAARAVGQNLLLANTACDMKLQDDYLDLFDESRVTGVLLAPMEDSTAGIARIRSHGRQVVLLNYAPRPGTCCSVLVNNEHVGYLAARHLIDTGRTRLAYVVAHDDYQPVRDRRRGVRAAVAEAGPGVTLEEIDSVGLTTSHGHVVGAELARRAPEELPDGLVVVADELANAIIHELHTVAGIRVPDQVAVVGCENNRAAGAAAVPLTAVDMPGRMMGQEAIRLLMDEVAAGKQHRHATVVLEPELVVRASAPN
- a CDS encoding ABC transporter substrate-binding protein, with translation MHKTLRTRRTTLLATVAAATTSSLLLSACGGGSGSGGDAKAFSLTINDDNHIVQQELTTLSKGSCAAQNKALPLKIQTLPIGNVDQKVQLLAGQNALPVQFAAGGTPQLTKTLDKAGQVLDLEKTLKDLGVWDDLQPAAIKTVENLYGKFNVMPYQFNIEGIWYNKKLFADQHVATPTTYDQLVAAAAKFKDAGVTPFAADGKDGWPLTRLISGYLYRELGPDALQSVADGKAKLTDPAYVKAAQAVADLGKAGYFGKGVGSIDYDTATQQFLTGKAAMFYMGSWALGDFNDRTKNKIGADNVGFMPFPTVAGGKGSADQIPANVGLPVAVSAKSYDTKVGDWLSCITKNYGAASLKDQGTVSGFKPNGDTGTLPPLTQTVQDTISKTTTSTLWFEALFNTKATETSQTNAAPLVTGSLSAKDFMQKVQTDLDNG
- a CDS encoding sugar ABC transporter permease — encoded protein: MRSVLGDRRAIAVLLGPALLVYTLVMLVPMGWSLGYTFFKGNVIEGFTFGGLGNFEKLWHDPQAHSALWFTFKYALAVSAGQILCGYLLALLYVFVLRRSSAVVRTLVFFPVILPTVAVALMFQKLFAVAPQNGLANVAIEGLGLHHGDWFASAGGSFVVLVVMDVWRSMGFYGVLIFAGLLDIPDETLESARLDGATGWRLIRHIVLPLSAPVLLSSVVFSINGTLKVFDSVLALTNGGPGSGTTPLTLYMFRTAFSYGDYGYGSTIASLLTVVCLGVTLVVFRFSRRDLTKG
- a CDS encoding carbohydrate ABC transporter permease, translated to MTDTMTAPPRELPPGTRPVTVRKSGHARRLTRNLLVALLVAVEVTPLLWLLLSSFKTQSEFVNDPAWSLPGKWDFHNYADAWTTGHVALYVRNSLLATVPSLALIIVLGTAAGFALEVMVWRGRHQVLLVFLLGIMVPSQMILLPLFRVYFQSGLSGTMWPLIITYTAVGLPLTVFMMATYFRAVPREMFEAATLDGAGMLTAFWRIGFPVVRNAVFTVALVQFFFIWNDLLVSLTFTTNDDLRTVQVGLLNFTGQYGETAFGPLFAAISINVVGALVLYLLINQRIIKGLTAGAVKG
- a CDS encoding family 78 glycoside hydrolase catalytic domain; its protein translation is MTPEPVPTPAAPTAEHHREPFGIGESSPRLSWKTTAPAGWTQHAYQIEVTRAEGTYRTDWVTSQDSVLVPWPLGPLTSREACAVRVRVRAADEPAGDWSPPLHIEAGLLAPGDWTARAVSPREPDSERQPPLLRKEFTAAADIERARLYVTAHGLYEIEINGRRVGDHALAPGWTSYHHRLRYQTHDVTEHLRTGANAIGAWLADGWYRGRLGFGGGHADLYGDRVALLAQLEICHRDGTVTVIGTDPSWRAGRGPILSAGLLDGETYDAREEPAGWSSPGFDDAHWSPVDVVPRDPATLVAPTGPPVRCTEEITPVLVTALGDDRLLVDFGQNLVGRVRVTVSGPAGHMLVIRHAEVLQDGELCVRPLRGAASTDRYTLRGGGPETWEPRFTLHGFRYAEITGWRGGGFPGRDIVARVYHTDMARTGWFACSNDQVNRLHQNVVWSLRGNFVDLPTDCPQRDERLGWTGDIQIFAPTAAFLYDCHGMLTSWLRDVAVEQHEDGTVPWYVPEIPGGEQWTPARPGAGWGDVVALTPWDLYRASGDTGLLAAQYDSARRWVDLVTELADASGLWNRGYQLGDWLDPFAPPDDPGAGRTDRHLIATAYYAWSLRHVAWTAGVLGRHDERDRYGHLADRVRRAFTDAYVLPGGLMTSDTQTAYAVALQFDLLPDARARAVAGRRLAELVTEGGHTIQTGFIGTPLVAPALTATRHDDTAYALLLQQECPSWLYALKHDATTVWERWDSMLPDGTVNPGEMTSFNHYALGAVAQWLHGTVAGLAAGEPGYRDIVFRPRPGGGITWAHAAHESPYGRVEIRWELDETGLTVTATVPTGATARIEWPDGDVTVLPTGTTTTRRTDLGSPTA
- a CDS encoding family 43 glycosylhydrolase, which produces MLRSRTTGERHGRAGRSVLAAITVALLTLLGLVTAGPAQALTGDLRMHDPSVIKVGSCYYGFSTGFENDPLNPSGSITLRKTCAGTAASGWTKVGNVWSSTPSWITAKLGSTPPNIWAPDIKYFNGSYHLYYAGSLWGSNYAVMGLATATNIEGPWTDQGMVTDVNYPIDPNVDWGPDGRLYISWGSWTGSGTYMHVLDQSTGKLSTTDNNLWHIAVGIENPTIILNGGYYYLFGSKGTCCSGVNSTYYTVVGRSTSITGPYLDQNGTDMASGGGTTVLTGAYPRVAAGGADAYDDGTSKFLAYHYYDGNNSGQETLDIRQVTFAGGWPVLAAPLGAPNNHLLNRNSAKCADVWSLSTADGAAVNSGNCNSGGNQQWVPTALGSAYELVNVNSGKCLQISGAATTDGAVAVQSTCTGASHQLWTRTAVIGGYVTFANVNSGKCLEVAGASTANGAALDQATCTAGANQQWMVV